A genomic stretch from Hymenobacter sp. BRD128 includes:
- a CDS encoding replication initiation protein: MEATDPKPDSKIVVQHNALINARFGILPLQMRLFLALLSRIKFDDTSFKEHFIPASEIVFDRHGGSAYQQIQEMCDDITSLKLYIELLEEGTRKRQRRPKFDYIPLMAKAGYDGERGGVVAAFNPIIMPYLLQLQESGNFTMAELAELRKLKSPNSVRFYWLLKEYADFGNRTLSLQQLRYMLDIAEHEYPRFSNFKARILDPAQNELAGTDIPFTYELKRANQKVKDIKFLFGQRIPDDTQALCVNPVDTGLISSESINKTENTQHSENIEYSTLISTLRSVGVSQRSISRIVDQLNAQEYAIGYVDFVLSRIGKQHQLGKVKKPAGAIYKALVEKYLLAEYKLELAKPVVKPQKKLLASTSQLSAEVAFPMREIREMYDNPGPFLKRQLGGQSFEQYLQITYLEQGFEVELRTGENWVVKR; encoded by the coding sequence ATGGAAGCTACCGACCCTAAACCTGACTCCAAGATTGTTGTGCAGCACAATGCACTCATCAACGCACGATTCGGTATTCTACCGCTACAGATGCGGTTGTTTCTGGCGCTACTCTCCCGTATTAAGTTTGATGACACAAGTTTTAAGGAGCATTTCATTCCAGCTAGCGAAATAGTATTTGATCGTCACGGTGGATCTGCTTATCAGCAAATTCAAGAAATGTGTGATGATATTACCTCTCTAAAGCTTTATATCGAGCTGCTTGAGGAAGGTACCCGCAAACGGCAACGGCGACCTAAGTTTGACTACATCCCTCTAATGGCAAAGGCTGGGTATGACGGGGAGCGGGGTGGAGTAGTAGCTGCCTTCAATCCTATTATTATGCCATATCTCCTACAATTACAGGAGAGTGGTAACTTCACTATGGCCGAATTGGCCGAGCTTCGTAAGCTCAAGAGTCCTAATTCCGTACGCTTTTACTGGCTACTAAAAGAATACGCCGATTTTGGGAATCGTACGTTGAGTTTACAGCAGCTGCGCTATATGCTAGACATTGCTGAGCATGAATACCCCCGTTTCAGCAACTTCAAGGCTAGAATCTTGGACCCCGCGCAAAATGAGTTAGCTGGTACTGATATACCATTCACGTATGAATTAAAGCGTGCTAATCAGAAAGTAAAAGATATCAAGTTTCTGTTCGGACAGCGCATTCCTGATGATACACAGGCTCTCTGCGTAAATCCAGTGGATACCGGACTGATATCTTCTGAATCTATCAACAAGACTGAAAATACTCAGCATTCTGAGAATATCGAGTATTCTACCTTAATTAGCACATTGCGTTCAGTCGGCGTAAGCCAGCGTAGCATTAGTCGGATCGTTGACCAACTCAACGCTCAAGAGTATGCCATAGGGTACGTCGATTTTGTATTATCCCGTATCGGTAAGCAACACCAATTAGGTAAAGTAAAGAAGCCCGCTGGTGCTATTTACAAAGCACTTGTTGAAAAATACTTGCTAGCAGAGTATAAATTGGAGTTGGCAAAGCCAGTTGTTAAGCCGCAGAAAAAGCTATTAGCTAGCACTAGCCAACTATCTGCTGAGGTGGCTTTTCCAATGCGGGAAATACGGGAGATGTATGATAATCCTGGGCCATTTCTCAAACGCCAATTAGGTGGCCAATCTTTTGAGCAGTATCTACAGATAACTTACTTGGAACAAGGATTCGAAGTAGAGCTACGAACAGGAGAAAACTGGGTGGTTAAACGTTAG